The genomic window ACTATACGAaacgttaaaacaaaaacttattaaatattatcaactaGTGTTATTGTGCATGAGTAACAATACACAACGCTAACTTCAAGTAAAGAAAATaagattatacaatttaattaccaACCACTGTAACTACCGAGCTAATTTCTCACTTGACCGTACATTAAGTAGGCAGTTCAGCGAGCATAGTAACCAAGCATTTAATAAATCTGTGACCTAAATGTTGAAATGTTGAATTTTGCTCAGAAACTCACTCCTAATTCCTGGTGCAAGTAGCTTTGGAGATCACGGAAGGACTGAGCTAGATCTCATTTTTAATGATACAATTTTTAAGGTTTGTTGCATTCAGTAGATTggtatacttgaataaagacgTAAGAACGTTAGTCACAACTGACTTAGGtacatctttttaaaatttaaattcagagGTCATTAAACTTCTGTTCGGTCTAAGTTAGGTCTGAGTCAGTCaaaatctatattcaatatagaattaaacttgcttatcaaatgtaaaaaatctgTAACAGGTTCGGAAAGGAAAATTTGAGACCTCAGAATAAAAGACGAATGAAACTCAACGGggttatacattattttaagctATGAAACGATTCATTTTACgaaaaaacatgttataaaatattttaaaaaccgcATCATTTGTCGATACGGTCTTCCCtgtaataaatgttatcttTATCTCAAAAGGGCTCGTCCGGATTTGAAGCCAAGATCCAAttctttctttaattattttcagttcGTCACGTCGGCTCTCGTAaatcgaatataataaatactttaaacaatacaaaactataaatgaaatacatttttatttatatataagtgatacatctacttggtggtagggctttgtgcgattCCGGTACCAtccgtatattctaccgccaagcagcaatttttagtattgttgtgttctggtttgaagggtgaatgtgACTGTAAAACGTGTTCGCGAGGGataacgtcttagtttccatggttgattgcgtattggcgatgttaggaattgttaaatttttttatggcGCCAATGTTCACAATGGTGACCGATCGCCGTTGCGTGACCCATGTGCCGATCCGCCTAACAATGCAAGAAAAAATTCATTCCTATGACTTCCAGCTTTATCACAGCAATACTTCTTATTTATGATCTTGTTATTTCGGCGTTGTTGCTAATTATCGAGAATATCTacgctaatattataagtaagtatctccgtttgtctgtctgttgctctttcacgggcAAACCCCtcaatcgaatttgatgaaatttggtttgaagcaGGCTTAAAATCCCaggaaggacataggatacTTGTTTAATCCTAGCACCTGACGAACAATCCTTAAAACGTGAGCGAGGCCGCGGAAGACAAGTAGTTTAGAGATACCAGACATTAGACATCGTGTTTAGCGGCGTAGACGGTGTAGGAAGTGTTTCTTATTTCTTAGTGCACTGGCAATCAAGATGACTAGGGCATCAAGATCATTTAGTCATTTGACtttcaaaagtaaattaaaaagaaactatCATATTTGAGTCACATAAGTAAGTGTTTACCttagcaattataattaatgtaataattcgGTTGAAACCATAAGATCAACTACTTTGacctattatatttcaataactgATAATAATTGGCTTAAATCAATAAATGTGTCGCATTTAGCAGATGTAGACGAGTCGTTCCCATTctgtacattaaattaaattgatgataAGGAATCATGAATTTAATGTCTCCAATTGAAGCATTGCATCAGCTCAACtcaataaattatgtatgttatctGCATCTATTAAGTTTATGACATATCTTTGTTTTGCAAGTACCGACAATTATTTGAACTGTTATGTATTCTTTGTTTCATTATGTAGCAAATAgtctctattttatttaaaaaataagatcaTAGCAatggataatataaaaaatattatttttaatccttATTTTTGGTGCTAAATAAGTATTAAGCTAGAACTTTAATCCAGGACTTTCACATGTCCATACAGCTCGTATACTATTAAGTAATTCTATTATACCAATACTGAGTTCCACAAATGACACtcaatttatgatttattagtaAGAGCTCTGGTTTATTTAAGCAATCAAGTTGCAGCGAGGCGAGTTACACATTCAGAAAATTGGACTGATGgactatttatttacaacaattataaaatgGTACAATGGTCTCTTCCTGTAATTCATTTGATCTGTACTTTTGAAGAAACCCTATCATTCAACTCTAAGATGTGAACTAAATCATAGAATATAGTATGTCCTGCTTTTTCTTATGATTTGCATAATGAAGGAtttgctaattttattaatggccAGACTTTCAGTTGATCATCTGTGTTACTTTTGGCCTTTTTTCCGACTATGCAAATTTGGAAGCTAAGTTAAAAAGTATGTCAAGTTGAAATCTTTATTCAGCATAAATGCATAAGATTTACtcattattgattaaaatcgaCCTCTTGTAGAGTGCAATTAAGTCTGAATGAAAGAAGTAACAGTAATAGAACCTACTAGAATTGTTAATCTGTGATGTTGCCCGGAATGCAAATTTTATGcacatatgaaattaaatttattgtagatAGTTGAATTTGATCTGACATTATTGAATGTTAACTTACTTTTTAGATAGAAAAACTCTTTATTTTACACATGCTGTATTTGTAAAGGTAGTTACACACCAAATAGTCAATGTTAGAAATCGACAGTAATTTGCCAACTATGAAAATCAAGATGTTAAATCCGTTGTAACAAGGACAAATTATTACTCTATCTCTATAGccttttatacttaaatacaaGAGTTTCTAAGAGAAGAACTTGTGGTACCTACCATTAAAGGCTTGCATAAAATTCCACCAGTAATTACAGCAAGCTAAATTTATCAGAATATTTACTATTGAGTATATATGTCCTCAATAAGATTACtgactaatatttctttaagtgCTGCAGTATAATATGCTCTTAATGgtgtgaataaaataatgtagctAAATGAGATCATATAGTATTTTGGCTGGAAAAGATagctacatattataaataaatagtgtacACTacattatttagttataatgtGGGATATGAAAAGGTTAGTGGAGACgtttccattaaaaatatatatacttagataGAATGTAAGACTAGGATGTATATCATCATAAGAaaatgagtaataataatatcatagtgAATCAATTTGACTTTTAACTGCCACTCATTAATTTAAAGTAcctattattactttaaaaaatatatataattgtatgtttattaaacgaaattaccttaataatattatttaaattttttaactaattacttattttattacatatctaCATTTAATAAGTCATTTATGTACTTGGAATGCGTAAAATGATTAAAGTGACAACTAcgaaacaataattgtaaacacGGAAAGAATATAGAAATTTGATGAAGAAAACGGGAATGTAAATAAACGCAATATATCCGTCAGCAAGCGAAGCAGGCATACGAAACAAGAGGGGCCGTTGATACCCTTagcgtaatttatttatgtttgaccAAGTGTTAGATGAAACAAAGAAAACAACTATACATCCAAATGTTTGAAGCATTCACTaatgatattaaatagaaaagttgttaaaaataataaaatctcatGTTTAACGCACCTTCCAATACCAGGTAGATAGGTGAAACCCGGTAACATGGGAAGTAAATTAGCATAACGATGTCCTCACACTTCTGAAATCACCAGCCATAACTCTACTATATGAACACTCAGTGGTAGAATTCACTTACTACCGTCAAAATATCACcattttatatgaatgtttagttatgattatttttaaaagtgtatGCActctatgtaataaaatatgttataacacCTCAATTTAATCGACCATAGCACAAAGCTTGAAAGCTCCTGCACGTAGTAAAGTTCGGTCTGAAGTAGGCAAATAGTAGCGAATGGACATTTGAATGAAAATACAGATTGTCTATACCAAAGAACGAATGTATCAAATTCCTATACAAACAATCAGTAACCAtagataaagataataaataaaaactacagaTTATGCTTACTAACATTGACCTAATTTAACCACTACAAAAGGTTTctttatttgcttaaaaaatttaacaaagtgtATGCATACATTACGCTTATGCAATATTCTAATTTATCATTCATCATTTTCTTGTAGTGAGATCAaagaaaaacaatcaaataattaataaaaaaaattaaagcttggattttattagttcaattttaatatttaatctcacAAATTGTACCACTGTCTATAAAAAACAAAGAACTGTTTTTAGACGAagataacagataaaaaagatGGAATTGTCAATTTTGTATCTTACATTCTTATGTTCAATAACTCACTCAAATATATTCACCATTCAACCAGTCACTCAGTTGTATGTCAAACATATTCACTTTCCAGTATTACTAAGCAGTCTGTGGACTCTGTGGTACATGCCAAACATAAAATCCGCACTCTCTTACTGTTTGTCTTTAAAGTAACATCGTTCagttataaattatcaaaatggcAAATATAGCTGCAAAACGTATAAAAAGGGAATTCAAGGAAGTAATGAAAAGTGAGGAGGTGAGATAGTATGTTTTACGTAAATTATAACATCCTCGTAACTTCTTGGCTGTTACTTGCACATTTGTGTATCAATGTCATACTTCTTAACTGGCATGGTTAAGTTTGCTGATAAATATtgcgaaattattttaataattattctgtttaattaaaaaataaattaaaacttctttATTCATCTACATGAATCGTCGAATTCGGTATTTTACGTTTACCAAATTTGATTCTTGACTTTGTCGAAACTACGAAAACAAatctaaagttatatattattggcGGGTATTTTATGAAGTTGTGTTTCATATGTCATGTGGCGCTTTAAAAGTTTGTGGAAGTTATTTAACACGTAATCTAATTACGCTAACAGTATGAGAGCAAGTAAATTTTGCAATTTGATAATTGTTAACTTTGTTAAAAGTGTACCTTGTAATTTCAATgctatattacatttaaacaaaattgctaatttattttgaaaactgTTAGTTcgtttttaaatcatcattaatGATCTctgtcttaatataatttttacacaaTCGAATTATAACCTATACCAGAAAGCAtcaatatgttatgttttaaaaataattttaaaatatttttaataataagacttaGTAATATAGTGAGTGGTTGAAGAAAGTCATATATAAACATGATTATATACTCATCAAAAACAaagattacatatatttatatcaaataatttagtattaaatcaaatgtgattgtttttttttatatccatgTCTTTGTCCTTAGCTATTTTAATCTCTGATGCATTTAAAAATCCAAGTCATTATCTTATTCAGTAATACAAATTGTCTGAAGTTGCTTGGCCACATGCCAGTATAAAATTGACCGAACAAAGATTTAAGAAAAATCATTTCTGTTTACACCAGTTTTGAATGAAATTCAAAAGGAAAAAAACTTCAACTTCTATAAttcagtacatatttttttaagtattgaaggatgatttttttattttatttaacaagtgAAATAACACAGTACTACTTACATGCAATAAACTCTTATTTTTTGTCTGTGTTTTTTGCTTTGATTGCTTGATTCCTTGCTCTTTATATCAATTACCTTGAATGTATGTCTCGCTTATTGTGTAAAATGGTAAATGTTTTTGCTGCGCTAgtgaatgattattttaatgattgccTTGCGAATTTCTCTGCCTATTGCCTTGCCGAAAATTAATCAGATACATAAACAATTAACTTGGCTTTGCTATTTGTGCCTTTGTGTGcgacaatacaattttttaaaagttaatagaaAGAAAAGCTTTATTTGtatggatttttattttatttgtaagttatGAATGTATGAAGCAACATGTTTACAATACTTATTTTGTTGTAATAGGTCGCAGGAGGTGATATTAAACTGGAATTAGTCAACGATTGTTGGACAGAACTACAGGGTGAAATTTCCGGACCACCGGACACACCATATGAGGGTGGGACATTTCTGCTCGAGATAAAAGTTCCAGAGACATATCCATTCAATCCTCCTAAGGTAATTTCACTAgatttttatctaatataaattcaaCAGATTCATCCTAAGCTCTAAGTAGTATTAGAATCGGCCCAGGCACTGGAactcaaatatgtttttatgtgtGAAATAACTAACTCATTATATACGCGACGGATTTGGATGAGAAAATTATGTACGAAAGATTGTCGAAAACATTATCTTATCAATTAAAACTCGTGAAGCCGTCGGACCTGCGAATGAAGAGTGTGTACCTGCGCTTACGCACACGCGCGCCTTAGTTCATTATAACCCTCCTTCTTAGTTCTCCTGCATAGTCTGCTAGTCTCCGTCGTGAGTGGTTGTCTTGGTTGAAAGTAGCTAAGACTCTCACAGATGATACCAAACAGACAGGCTTCTATCCAATAAGTAGCAGTTAAAACATATGATTTGATCGTATTTCCAAAATTAGTTTCGCATTCCAAACAcatttacaaaagaaatatatatattttaatagcgattataaatacaagcgtacagaaaacaaattatgtttaacgagaaattaaaaaataatattgtatttttcatatttcattataacAATTGTTTGATTGTAAAGTAGGGAAACTTTTTGATTCCCCTTTTCTCTTTTACTCCTATGCACTCTGACAGAGATCGCAAATAAGCGCCACTAGGTGTATTTGTGTCGCCATCTCAAAttctatatactaatattataaatgcaaaattaactctgtctgtttgttacgctaTCACTACCAatccactgaaccgaatttgatgaagttttagATGTAGCAAACTTTAACTCCAAGGATGCACATAGAACTTCTTTACCTAACAAAAAACCCGCTGACTGTTATTTaagtactagttgtcgcccgcggttgTAATTAGTTAATGTCGAcaagtaaacattaattatagttAGGATAATTATTGACTGCAGAAAAATACATACCTACTCGAACTCGCGGGCTAAATtcgaagtaaaaaataattgtaaccaATAGTTGGGCGTAACAAAACTATCGGAACGTCGAAGGTAATTTATTTGCTGTCAGAgtcttaagtattttatttctgatcatatgagtaatattattattcgtttaCGAGTCGATTCAATCGATTTTATCGATTCGGCATTACTTACTACGTAATAACGCGTTCACTTTAGGCGATTTTAATCGATCAACTACTAAATTGACTGCGATTCGAACTATCTAAACAAACCTTCGATCAAAGTGAagttacaaaaatttaaataaataaagtactttCGATAGGAcacactaatattaatttatataatttttatccgGGCTAACCAGTACGTTTTAACGTGTACTCTATTGAAATTGAAGAAGGCGTTAAGATAAactaaccttagatttacacaGTCCATACGAATCGCTTATAGCACGGCCGTATGCACCACAGAaggtttttgattaatatctttattttaatttaaaataaatactagataTTAACTTCGGCGAAAGACGACTCCGTTTTATGCGAATCAACAATGgataccatagattattcaagttctcggccaatgatatcgcgtctaTTCAAGTTGTTTACTTCGCTTATCTCCTTTTGTGGTTGAAATAGattttcattatcatatttctttattattttttattttagtcatgtttgttatatttcgttattttccGCTCAGATCCGGTTCATGACGAAGATTTGGCATCCCAACGTATCGTCAGCCACTGGGGCGATCTGCTTGGACATCCTCAAAGACCAGTGGGCGGCTGCGCTCACATTAAGAACAGTCCTTTTATCGATACAGGCATTGCTATCGGCTGCTGAGCCTAACGATCCCCAAGATGCGGTTGTCGCTAaacaatataaagaaaatcaCGAATTATTTGAAATGACCGCGAAGCATTGGACAAATATATACGCCGGTGGACCCACATGCATCTGTGAGTTCAACCAGAAAGTCCAGCGCATCCAAGACATGGGAATCGATGAGCACCAAGCTAGGGTGGCCCTCTCTACCTACGACTGGGAACTGGAACGAGCTACAGAACAGCTATTCTGTTAGTCACCCAAATGTctagttgtataattttaaactccCCCCTCCCATCAAGATATCTCGTGATATAGTATCATGAGCTCAATGCTGTAtctgttgatttaatttttatttttaaagtttatttagtttCTGTGATCTAATTGTCTGAGTCCGTGTGTGACGTTCTGATAACGTCGATATGATTCTGTCATGCTAAGGAACAATTCCATAGTCAAGTATAGAATAAGTATTTAATCCAGCTGGTTTAATTGTCATAATATTCGCCcgatttatgtatttaacaaaCACCTAGTTTCAAATGATCTTAACaccatattgaatttttaataggAAAGTTTTCTGTCCGACAGAGAATTGTAAACAAAGAAAAAGGAGGAACGAACCTTCCACCAGGAAACATTGTAACACCTGTTCTGTACCTGTAACATAAGTATAGTGTTGATTCTGTGCAAAGTGAAAAATGGCGTAAATGCATGAAAAtccaaactatatataaaatattttcaattatgtcTTTGTTGTgatgtagataataaaaaaaaaaatacaaaatttcctTAGCCTCTATGACGATCTCATATTCATTTTGCCTTGAAAACGAAATCCAGCCTCGATTTCCGCCATAAAGTCATCAAACGAATCAACATATGGTGTTGTAAGTGACAATTGCAATATATGAAGTACAATCTAATCGAAATGTTGAATATAGAATTGACGTCTGTCGGAGCAGTCGGCTTAGAAGTATATTAAAGGTTAATACTTAATGGAATCATTATCAATTATCATGTTTGAATTTTACCGTAACGGAAACTAGAATGATGTTTGACAAACTCAATTAGTAGACGCATATCGATCATGTTGTTCTATCggttaaaatacaaatacatattcaaACATtccatagttttaatttttggttCTATGTTTTTCTCGATACGAAATTGTcgttgataaaaataacaacgCTAAATTAAATATCCCATAtcgatgtaattttaatgagttttgacgataaagtaaaaaaagtgtAACATAGAACCCCATTCCTGTATTGAAGTCTGTTAATGTGACACAGCTCTCCTTGACGTCGAGAAGGTGCTACATAGGTTTAAAGTTTTGTCTACATACTAGTCAGCCATACTacgaaattgaataaatatctttcaaacaatataaatcCCAAATCATTGTAATAATCATCATTTTAATCACATAATGTTAAGCTCGGATAATTCGATAATATCTCAATTATTACACTAAAAGTATAATAAGTTAATCTGTGTTACATGTTGCGgatgaagtatatttattatcaatgaaCCCGAAAAATTTTCAATCAGTCAATTTCACACAATACTTTAAcatgctttaaataaaacatgaaatataatagtttaatataagaCTGAGTTGATTCAGAGGTAAATAATCCTTAAACCAAACTTAAACACGATTTCCGAGAGCACTGCTTTTTTTAAACGGTGCTTTAAAAATCTGGATTAAATAccgaacgctcattggtcgccgGCGTCTTTAACCCGACTTTGATCAGTGATTCAGAGGGATACACCTCTTGTGGTCCTAATAAACTTCATTATATCAGATATAGATAATAGTCTAGAGATTTGGAACggaattaagataatattttcaacgatttacaattatcaaaataagtgTTAAATGTTCGAATGTTGAACGTACAACGATAAGTTAAACAACACAAGTACAAGCTTTTCCGAAGAAGTTGAGAAGACGTTGTGAATTGCTTTAATTCTTTTTGAAACTAATAATACTCGTTTAATTCGTTATGTAACAAATGCATGACATGATAGACGTGACTCAACGTAACACCCTTTCTCACGAAAAATTCAAGTTCGTAATCATTAgagagatattatttaaaaaaaattgaaattttcagCAAGCAAGTGAATCATGTTTTGCaattgcaatttataaataggGTTGTCagctcatttaaaaaaaaaactatttttgttctGATCTAATAGAATTATTCAGAATATTGTCAGGCGTtgcaatgtaattaaatattgtttattcaaaacgattattgaaataatccttttatttaattcagtaaGTGCGATCATTGAAGTCTAATATAATCTCATTGGTGGCAACCCTATCcttatttcatttcttttcaCTAAACTAATCGGTCCTTTCATCCTGGATCCCTTCTATTATAGTTGAAATTAGGTGTacgtatacattatataatgtcATATCAAATCGTTCATTTATATTAAGGATGAATGGTTTTCTGGAATTAAAAGAAACGTTCATGCAgaaacattgtttaaaaataatttagtctgGATTTTACTTTGCTTGCTAAAACTTTTCAActgaacaaaaaaaagaaacaattatattttttttattttgttttttattatttttgtaaatgtctGGTATCCTTAGTCAAATACCGTCATTACGGTAATGTTGTAATCATtgtgatgttttaaaattagaattttattatttgcatgtTTGTGTTTATGAAATATCATGtacttattcaaaaaataagtatttatgaaATTCTGTGTATGTagacataatattttcatgcttttttatttttaatgtcacatcttaatatataaaagcatttcttatttttattgatatacggTAGATACGTTTTATATAGgaatctataaataaacatgtcaTTAGGAGGTTTCgtattctttatattaataaacttaaaaataatagtaatgtattaaatttaatttacgtaaGACCACATtatctcat from Vanessa tameamea isolate UH-Manoa-2023 chromosome Z, ilVanTame1 primary haplotype, whole genome shotgun sequence includes these protein-coding regions:
- the LOC113403990 gene encoding ubiquitin-conjugating enzyme E2-22 kDa isoform X2; protein product: MANIAAKRIKREFKEVMKSEEVAGGDIKLELVNDCWTELQGEISGPPDTPYEGGTFLLEIKVPETYPFNPPKIRFMTKIWHPNVSSATGAICLDILKDQWAAALTLRTVLLSIQALLSAAEPNDPQDAVVAKQYKENHELFEMTAKHWTNIYAGGPTCICEFNQKVQRIQDMGIDEHQARVALSTYDWELERATEQLF
- the LOC113403990 gene encoding ubiquitin-conjugating enzyme E2-22 kDa isoform X1; translated protein: MANIAAKRIKREFKEVMKSEEVAGGDIKLELVNDCWTELQGEISGPPDTPYEGGTFLLEIKVPETYPFNPPKIRFMTKIWHPNVSSATGAICLDILKDQWAAALTLRTVLLSIQALLSAAEPNDPQDAVVAKQYKENHELFEMTAKHWTNIYAGGPTCICEFNQKVQRIQDMGIDEHQARVALSTYDWELERATEQLFC